The following proteins come from a genomic window of Companilactobacillus pabuli:
- a CDS encoding DMT family transporter has protein sequence MHWIYLIIAGLFEVVWATTMKLSHGFTKISFTIYTIIGLALSMFFLSIAIKRMPMSLAYPIWTGIGAVGSIIAGVIIFGDKLSPLTWVFVALLLISIIGIKITSGS, from the coding sequence ATGCATTGGATCTATTTAATTATCGCCGGACTTTTTGAGGTCGTTTGGGCAACCACGATGAAATTGAGTCACGGTTTTACTAAAATCAGCTTTACCATTTACACAATTATCGGCTTGGCTTTGAGTATGTTCTTCTTGTCAATCGCTATTAAGAGAATGCCGATGAGTTTGGCCTATCCTATTTGGACCGGAATTGGAGCCGTTGGTTCGATTATTGCTGGAGTAATAATCTTTGGCGATAAACTATCTCCATTAACTTGGGTCTTCGTAGCCTTATTACTAATTAGTATCATTGGTATCAAAATCACTTCTGGAAGTTAA
- a CDS encoding GNAT family N-acetyltransferase gives MIRKMKDAELEKVSQIWLDSNLEAHDFIGKDFWFDNYSVVKKQFKTAEIYVYAEQEVRGFVGLQENYIAGIFVDKKYRNQGIGKRLLDFLKKNHQQLSLDVYDKNILAKQFYERNGFEFSIHSVEEKTGEKESWLVWKK, from the coding sequence ATGATTCGTAAAATGAAAGATGCAGAATTGGAAAAAGTCAGTCAGATTTGGCTTGATAGTAATTTGGAAGCACATGATTTTATTGGTAAGGATTTCTGGTTTGATAATTATTCAGTGGTTAAAAAACAATTCAAAACAGCTGAAATTTATGTCTATGCTGAACAGGAAGTTAGAGGTTTTGTTGGTTTACAAGAGAATTATATTGCTGGAATTTTTGTCGATAAAAAATATCGCAATCAAGGTATCGGAAAAAGATTGTTAGATTTTTTAAAGAAAAATCATCAACAATTGTCGTTAGATGTTTATGACAAAAATATTCTTGCCAAACAATTTTATGAAAGAAATGGTTTTGAGTTTTCTATCCATTCAGTCGAAGAGAAAACTGGTGAAAAAGAATCATGGTTAGTTTGGAAAAAATGA
- the gdhA gene encoding NADP-specific glutamate dehydrogenase: MADVETYIKDLKDSIIKRDPNQPEFQEAAFTVLDTLKPVLEKHPEYVKNNILGSLVEPERAIQFRVPWQDDEGNFHINRGFRVQFNSAIGPYKGGLRLHPSVNLSIVKFLGFEQILKNSLTGLPIGGGKGGSDFNPKGKSDSEIMRFCQSFMTELQKFIGPDLDVPAGDIGVGGREIGYLFGQYKRLNGFQGGILTGKGLQYGGSLARTEATGFGLIYFLNALIKDQKDTLKGKTVKISGAGNVAIYALQKAQENGAKVVTVSDSNGYVYDPNGIDLATVKQIKEVERGRIKEYADKISTAEYHEGSVWDLDINYDIALPCATQNEINEDQAKLMVKDGAKYIAEGANMPSNTDAIAVYKQNDIIYGPAKAANAGGVAVSALEMSQNSERLSWTFDDVDKQLKDIMEDIYQKIADADAEYGLNKDYQAGANIAGFEKVAKAMLAQGLV, translated from the coding sequence ATGGCAGATGTCGAAACTTATATTAAAGATTTGAAAGATTCTATTATTAAAAGAGACCCTAATCAACCAGAATTTCAAGAAGCAGCCTTTACTGTTTTAGATACATTAAAACCAGTTTTGGAAAAGCATCCTGAATACGTTAAGAACAATATTTTGGGTTCCTTAGTTGAGCCAGAACGTGCAATTCAATTTAGAGTTCCTTGGCAAGATGATGAAGGTAATTTCCATATTAATCGTGGCTTTCGTGTTCAATTCAATTCTGCCATCGGACCTTACAAAGGTGGTTTGAGATTACATCCTAGTGTAAACTTGAGTATCGTTAAATTCTTAGGTTTTGAACAAATCTTAAAGAACAGTCTAACTGGACTACCAATTGGTGGTGGCAAAGGTGGTTCTGATTTTAATCCTAAGGGTAAGTCAGATTCAGAAATTATGCGTTTTTGCCAAAGCTTTATGACTGAATTGCAAAAATTCATCGGACCAGATTTGGATGTTCCTGCCGGCGATATCGGTGTCGGTGGTCGTGAAATAGGTTACTTATTTGGCCAATACAAGCGTTTGAATGGCTTCCAAGGTGGAATTTTAACTGGTAAAGGATTGCAATATGGTGGTTCACTAGCTAGAACTGAAGCCACTGGATTTGGATTGATTTACTTCTTGAACGCTTTGATCAAAGACCAAAAGGATACTTTGAAGGGTAAGACAGTGAAAATTTCTGGTGCCGGAAATGTTGCTATCTATGCTTTACAAAAAGCTCAAGAAAATGGTGCCAAAGTAGTAACTGTTTCTGATTCAAATGGTTATGTTTATGATCCAAATGGGATTGACCTTGCTACTGTTAAACAAATCAAGGAAGTTGAACGTGGACGTATTAAAGAATATGCCGACAAAATTTCAACTGCTGAGTATCATGAAGGTTCCGTTTGGGATTTGGATATTAATTACGACATTGCTTTACCATGTGCCACTCAAAATGAAATCAACGAAGACCAAGCCAAATTGATGGTCAAAGATGGTGCCAAATATATTGCTGAAGGTGCTAATATGCCAAGTAATACTGATGCCATTGCCGTCTACAAACAAAATGATATCATCTATGGACCTGCTAAAGCTGCCAATGCCGGTGGTGTTGCCGTTTCAGCCTTAGAAATGAGCCAAAACAGTGAACGCTTGTCTTGGACATTCGATGATGTTGACAAACAATTGAAAGATATCATGGAAGATATTTATCAAAAGATTGCTGATGCCGATGCTGAATATGGTTTGAACAAGGATTATCAAGCTGGTGCAAATATTGCTGGATTTGAAAAAGTTGCTAAAGCTATGTTGGCTCAAGGATTAGTTTAG